The candidate division WOR-3 bacterium genome window below encodes:
- a CDS encoding arsenate reductase ArsC, whose protein sequence is MRILFACVGNSCRSQMAEAFCRALSNDVECESAGSNPAQSVAPHAIEVMKEIGIDISRARTKGFRDVTAGGFDYMVSMGCTVTCPFIPGAKEVHWEIPDPYGKGIKDYRHVRDLIRSEVAGLLTRLGYLASGLHDNHQPLA, encoded by the coding sequence ATGCGCATTCTTTTTGCCTGCGTCGGCAATTCGTGCCGGAGCCAGATGGCCGAGGCCTTCTGCCGGGCGCTGAGTAACGATGTTGAGTGCGAAAGCGCCGGCTCGAACCCGGCCCAGAGCGTCGCTCCGCACGCAATCGAGGTGATGAAGGAAATCGGCATCGACATCTCCCGGGCGCGGACCAAGGGGTTCCGTGACGTGACTGCCGGCGGGTTCGACTACATGGTCTCCATGGGCTGCACGGTGACCTGCCCGTTCATCCCCGGCGCGAAGGAAGTCCACTGGGAGATTCCCGACCCCTACGGTAAGGGAATCAAGGACTATCGCCACGTGCGGGACCTGATACGTTCCGAGGTAGCCGGGCTGCTCACGAGACTGGGGTACCTGGCCTCAGGGCTGCACGACAACCACCAGCCGCTAGCCTGA
- a CDS encoding PQQ-like beta-propeller repeat protein: protein MSRNRRALALVLSSMLLVAASCKNQPPAFAQAPDGPTNCYPNKQYVFTAAANDPNGDHVAIRFDWDDSVLSEWSDWEGSGVEVTFNHAWADTGTYEVRAQAQDKKLLSSEWSPALPVQVLPRPETPAVPIGPTVCYKDTVYTFKSVTTDRFGDSVSIRFDWGNDTSDWSPVVASGETVAMSYAWPDVGHNEVTAQARDQQLHMTEWSDELGVDVVLRLGPDKPTVPSGPFRGGQDTVYAFSSSATHPQGIHVAIRFDWGDGDTSTWGQFMAPGELTTIGHAWPVPDTYGVRAQAKDTGGAVSVWSDPRTILVRPADTMQIWRFQIKAGAPENNHSSPAIAADGTIYVGAQDNYVYAVNNDGTLKWRYQTGGVVRASPAIGPDGTIYVGSFDNRLYALDTGGAVKWFYVTGGDIPSSPAIAADGTIVFGSKDGYVYALNPDSTLKWRYSVGQDVYSSPAIAPDGTIYVGSNSDYLYALTPAGTLKWRHATSRDVQSSPAIAADGTIYFGSLEGILYALSPNDTLKWSFQTNGQIYSSPAIAPDGTVYFGSTDNIFYAMNPDGTMKWRYVTGDNIYSSPVINADGNIYFGSSDNNLYALSPDSVLLWWYPTDNDITSSPTIGQDGKIYFVGDDGYLHKLKGYSPLSNSNWPKFRHDIRNTGRVGGRR from the coding sequence GTGTCAAGAAACCGTAGAGCTTTGGCCCTCGTGTTGTCCTCAATGCTGCTGGTAGCTGCCTCGTGCAAGAACCAACCGCCGGCGTTCGCGCAGGCCCCTGACGGCCCGACCAACTGCTACCCGAACAAGCAGTACGTTTTTACGGCTGCAGCCAACGACCCGAACGGCGACCACGTGGCAATCCGCTTCGACTGGGATGACTCAGTCCTCAGCGAGTGGAGCGACTGGGAAGGAAGCGGAGTCGAGGTCACGTTCAATCACGCCTGGGCCGACACGGGCACCTACGAGGTCAGAGCGCAGGCCCAGGACAAGAAGCTGCTCAGTTCCGAGTGGTCTCCGGCGCTTCCGGTGCAGGTGCTGCCGCGGCCCGAGACTCCGGCCGTGCCGATCGGACCCACCGTCTGCTACAAGGACACCGTCTACACCTTCAAGAGCGTGACGACTGACCGGTTCGGCGACAGCGTGTCGATCCGCTTCGACTGGGGCAATGACACGTCCGACTGGAGTCCGGTCGTCGCCTCCGGCGAAACGGTGGCGATGAGCTACGCCTGGCCGGACGTCGGTCACAACGAAGTCACCGCCCAGGCCAGAGACCAGCAGCTCCACATGACCGAATGGTCAGACGAGCTCGGGGTGGACGTCGTCCTGCGCCTGGGGCCGGACAAACCGACAGTTCCCTCCGGGCCGTTTCGAGGCGGCCAGGATACGGTCTACGCCTTCTCGTCCTCGGCCACGCATCCCCAGGGCATCCATGTGGCCATCCGGTTCGACTGGGGTGACGGCGACACTTCCACCTGGGGTCAGTTCATGGCCCCCGGCGAGCTGACGACGATCGGCCACGCCTGGCCCGTGCCCGACACCTATGGAGTCAGGGCCCAGGCCAAAGACACGGGCGGGGCGGTGTCAGTATGGTCGGACCCGCGTACGATTCTCGTCCGGCCGGCGGATACCATGCAGATCTGGCGCTTCCAGATAAAGGCAGGGGCACCGGAAAACAACCACTCGTCGCCCGCCATCGCGGCCGACGGCACCATCTATGTTGGAGCGCAGGACAACTACGTGTACGCAGTGAACAACGACGGCACGCTCAAGTGGCGCTATCAGACCGGTGGCGTGGTGCGCGCGTCCCCGGCCATCGGGCCCGACGGCACCATCTATGTTGGCTCGTTCGACAACCGGCTGTATGCCCTGGATACCGGTGGAGCGGTCAAGTGGTTCTACGTTACCGGCGGGGACATCCCGTCTTCACCGGCCATCGCCGCTGACGGTACGATCGTCTTCGGCTCGAAGGACGGCTACGTCTACGCCCTGAACCCGGACAGCACCCTCAAGTGGCGCTACTCGGTCGGCCAGGACGTCTACTCCTCGCCGGCCATCGCGCCCGACGGAACAATCTACGTCGGGTCGAACAGTGACTATCTGTATGCCCTGACCCCGGCCGGCACGCTCAAATGGCGTCATGCGACCAGCCGGGACGTCCAGTCGTCGCCGGCCATCGCGGCCGACGGCACGATATACTTCGGTTCGCTCGAGGGCATCCTCTACGCCCTCAGCCCGAACGACACGCTGAAGTGGTCGTTCCAGACCAACGGACAGATCTACTCCTCTCCCGCCATCGCGCCTGACGGCACTGTCTACTTCGGCTCAACCGACAACATCTTCTATGCGATGAACCCCGACGGCACGATGAAGTGGCGATACGTGACCGGCGACAACATCTATTCCTCGCCGGTCATCAACGCCGACGGCAACATCTACTTCGGCTCCAGCGACAACAATCTCTACGCGCTCAGCCCGGACAGCGTGCTGCTCTGGTGGTATCCGACCGACAATGACATCACTTCATCGCCGACCATCGGCCAGGACGGGAAGATCTACTTCGTCGGCGATGACGGCTACCTTCATAAACTCAAGGGCTACAGCCCGCTATCCAATTCAAACTGGCCCAAGTTCCGCCACGACATCAGGAACACCGGCCGCGTCGGCGGAAGACGATAG
- a CDS encoding DUF2769 domain-containing protein: MTDTEKAEFVAANCICATCPSFLKEECAKAGEKGAYCLAGKSKVITKENGCVCPQCPVTAKMALKWGYYCTRGSAKEMMAMEAQGGGGK, encoded by the coding sequence ATGACCGATACGGAGAAGGCGGAGTTCGTCGCCGCCAACTGTATCTGCGCCACCTGCCCTTCGTTCCTGAAGGAAGAGTGCGCCAAGGCAGGCGAAAAGGGTGCCTACTGCCTCGCCGGTAAGAGCAAGGTCATCACCAAGGAGAACGGCTGCGTCTGCCCGCAGTGCCCGGTCACGGCCAAGATGGCCCTGAAGTGGGGCTACTATTGCACGCGCGGCTCCGCCAAAGAGATGATGGCGATGGAGGCGCAGGGGGGCGGCGGCAAGTAG